From Brevibacillus marinus, a single genomic window includes:
- a CDS encoding LytTR family DNA-binding domain-containing protein has protein sequence METRWIPEVLRMVGEIVPDGVSIAVSDRQRYVYYQPSDWIDLKIKPGDQVPKGSATYQALTARQKVADYVESSVFGVPYYGVSVPLLRNGQIEGCITAIYARPLAPANEAPARPRVLIGRGEDCWIPLSPAEIVLIRSHQGRTLLQTENGAFVNRYSLNQLERMLDPGQFVRCHRSYLVNIAAIRRIEPHFHSTFLLEMKDSQRTRVPVSQSYASRFRELLGF, from the coding sequence TCCGGAAGTGCTGCGGATGGTCGGCGAAATTGTGCCGGACGGCGTCTCGATCGCCGTCTCCGATCGCCAGCGTTACGTCTATTATCAGCCGAGCGACTGGATCGACCTGAAAATCAAACCGGGGGATCAAGTACCGAAGGGCTCGGCCACCTACCAGGCGCTGACCGCCCGGCAAAAGGTGGCAGACTACGTGGAAAGCTCCGTCTTTGGCGTGCCGTATTACGGCGTGTCCGTGCCGCTGCTGCGCAACGGTCAGATCGAAGGCTGCATCACGGCGATCTACGCGCGGCCGCTGGCACCGGCCAACGAGGCCCCGGCGCGTCCGCGCGTGCTGATCGGCCGCGGGGAAGACTGCTGGATTCCCTTATCCCCGGCGGAGATCGTGCTGATTCGCTCCCATCAGGGGCGGACGCTCCTGCAAACGGAAAACGGCGCGTTTGTCAACCGGTACAGCTTGAACCAACTGGAACGCATGCTTGATCCCGGACAATTTGTCCGCTGCCACCGTTCCTACCTCGTCAACATCGCGGCGATCCGCCGGATTGAGCCGCATTTTCACTCCACCTTTTTGCTGGAGATGAAGGACAGCCAGCGCACCCGCGTTCCGGTCAGCCAGTCCTATGCCAGCCGCTTCCGGGAGCTGCTCGGCTTCTAG
- a CDS encoding acetyl-CoA hydrolase/transferase family protein produces MIGERIRDARLRAKIVQAEEAASWIEDGMTIGLSGFTRAGDAKVVPLTLATRAKRDGKPLSLAVYTGASLGADIDAALADAGIVRKRLPFQADPVMRNKINAGELLFVDQHLSETAELIRADVLQPIDYAIVEAVAVTEEGLIIPTMSVGNSNVFVEHAKNVIIELNLAQPRELEGVHDIYTPARQGHRLPIPLTSAEQRIGRSGIPVDPEKVKGIVITQQPDSPSTIYQPDQETAAIANHLLEFLRHEVKQGRLPATLAPLQAGIGSVANAVLYRFLRSDFSDLVVFSEVLQDAVFDLLDAGTVRFASGCSITLTEGKLKQVIANFSAYRDKLVLRPQEISNHPEVIRRLGILAINTALEFDIYGNVNSTHVAGTRMMNGIGGSGDFARNARLAVFVSKSVAKDGRISSVVPFVAHVDHTEHDVDVLVTEQGLADLRGLAPRERARLIIENCAHPMYRDQLRDYYREALSRGGHTPHVLEKALSWHVRLEQTGTMLAEATVSSL; encoded by the coding sequence ATGATAGGGGAACGCATACGGGACGCAAGACTTCGCGCGAAAATCGTGCAAGCGGAAGAAGCGGCCAGTTGGATCGAGGACGGCATGACGATCGGACTGAGCGGATTTACGCGAGCGGGAGACGCGAAAGTGGTTCCGCTCACCTTGGCCACACGGGCCAAGCGGGACGGCAAGCCGTTGTCGCTGGCCGTGTACACGGGCGCTTCGTTGGGCGCGGATATTGATGCGGCGCTGGCCGATGCGGGGATTGTCCGCAAACGTCTGCCGTTTCAGGCCGACCCGGTGATGCGCAATAAAATCAACGCAGGCGAACTGCTGTTTGTCGACCAACACTTGTCCGAGACGGCGGAGCTGATCCGCGCCGATGTGCTGCAACCGATCGATTACGCGATTGTGGAAGCGGTTGCGGTCACGGAAGAAGGGCTGATCATCCCGACGATGTCGGTGGGCAATTCCAACGTGTTTGTAGAGCATGCGAAAAACGTGATCATCGAGCTCAATCTGGCACAGCCGCGGGAACTGGAAGGCGTGCACGACATTTACACGCCCGCGCGGCAGGGGCATCGTTTGCCCATCCCGCTGACGTCTGCCGAGCAGCGCATCGGGCGCAGCGGGATCCCGGTAGATCCGGAAAAAGTCAAAGGGATCGTGATTACCCAGCAGCCCGATTCACCGTCCACGATCTACCAACCGGATCAGGAGACGGCAGCCATCGCCAACCACCTGCTGGAGTTTTTGCGCCATGAGGTGAAACAGGGACGTCTGCCCGCCACCCTGGCGCCGCTGCAGGCGGGCATCGGTTCGGTCGCCAACGCGGTGCTGTACCGGTTTTTGCGCTCCGACTTCTCCGATTTGGTCGTCTTCTCGGAGGTGCTGCAGGACGCGGTCTTCGATTTGCTCGACGCGGGCACGGTGCGGTTCGCCTCCGGCTGTTCGATTACCCTGACCGAGGGCAAACTGAAACAGGTGATCGCCAACTTTTCCGCCTACCGGGACAAGCTGGTCCTGCGGCCGCAGGAGATCAGCAACCATCCGGAAGTGATTCGCCGGCTGGGGATCTTGGCGATCAACACGGCGCTGGAATTTGACATCTACGGCAACGTCAATTCCACCCATGTGGCGGGAACGCGGATGATGAACGGCATCGGCGGTTCCGGGGACTTTGCGCGCAATGCCCGCCTGGCGGTCTTCGTCAGCAAATCGGTCGCCAAAGACGGCCGCATCTCCAGCGTGGTGCCGTTTGTCGCGCACGTCGATCACACGGAACACGATGTGGATGTGCTCGTCACGGAACAAGGGCTCGCTGATTTGCGCGGCTTGGCTCCGCGCGAACGCGCGCGGCTGATTATCGAGAACTGCGCTCATCCGATGTACCGCGACCAGCTGCGCGACTATTACCGGGAAGCGCTGAGCCGCGGCGGGCATACGCCGCACGTGCTGGAAAAAGCGCTCAGCTGGCACGTCCGGCTGGAACAGACAGGAACGATGCTGGCCGAAGCGACGGTCTCCTCCCTGTAA
- a CDS encoding FAD-dependent oxidoreductase: MGKSKRAIIIGCGIAGPAAAIFLKRAGCDPFIYEAMPEHDDYAGLFLNVARNGVRILQELGVAERIRREGVEMRIMSFQSGSGKWLGNVGQPDGEPQGYTIKRGVLHRVLREEAERQGIPVKFGKRLVDLRMTGDNVIAYFADGSSVTGDFLVGCDGIHSRLRQLILPNAAQPAYTGLISFGGFAHRAAVPQQPGTQHMIFGKKAFFGYLVKEGGEIYWFGNIEYPGTPTRQELEAIPEAEWRRRISELYQDDPHPVPEIIRQTTSKIGVYPIYDLLAQSAWHSGSAVLIGDAIHATSPNAGQGASLALEDAMVLAKCVRDIDQLPQAFAAFQELRRERVERIVRYSRKIGQRKHATNPVQVFFRDLLLPYFLRAANKQATDWMYDYRIAWQDQVAL, from the coding sequence ATGGGGAAAAGCAAGCGAGCGATCATCATCGGCTGCGGCATCGCCGGACCAGCCGCGGCGATCTTTCTGAAACGGGCCGGCTGTGATCCGTTCATCTACGAAGCGATGCCGGAGCACGACGATTACGCCGGATTGTTTTTAAATGTGGCTCGCAACGGTGTGCGCATTCTGCAGGAACTGGGCGTTGCCGAGCGGATTCGCCGGGAAGGGGTCGAGATGCGGATCATGAGCTTTCAGAGCGGCAGCGGCAAATGGTTGGGGAACGTCGGGCAGCCGGACGGCGAGCCGCAAGGTTATACGATCAAAAGGGGCGTGTTGCACCGCGTGCTGCGTGAAGAGGCAGAGCGGCAGGGCATTCCGGTCAAGTTTGGCAAACGGCTCGTCGACCTGCGCATGACCGGCGACAATGTGATCGCCTATTTCGCAGACGGTTCTTCCGTTACCGGCGATTTTTTGGTGGGCTGCGACGGCATCCATTCGCGCCTGCGGCAGCTCATTCTGCCCAACGCGGCACAGCCTGCCTACACGGGGCTGATCAGCTTTGGCGGTTTTGCGCACCGTGCGGCGGTCCCCCAGCAGCCGGGAACCCAGCATATGATTTTTGGCAAAAAGGCGTTTTTCGGCTATCTGGTCAAAGAAGGCGGAGAGATCTACTGGTTCGGCAACATCGAGTACCCGGGAACGCCGACGCGGCAAGAGCTGGAGGCGATACCGGAAGCGGAGTGGCGGCGGCGGATCAGCGAGCTGTACCAGGATGATCCGCACCCTGTGCCGGAGATCATTCGCCAGACGACGAGCAAAATCGGGGTTTACCCGATCTACGACCTGCTGGCGCAATCGGCTTGGCACAGCGGTTCGGCGGTGCTCATCGGCGACGCGATCCACGCCACGTCGCCCAATGCCGGGCAAGGCGCTTCGTTGGCCCTGGAGGATGCGATGGTGCTGGCCAAATGCGTCCGCGATATCGATCAGCTGCCGCAGGCGTTTGCCGCCTTCCAGGAGCTGCGCCGCGAACGGGTGGAGCGGATCGTCCGGTACTCGCGCAAGATCGGCCAGCGCAAACATGCGACCAACCCGGTGCAGGTGTTTTTCCGCGACCTGCTGCTGCCCTACTTTCTGCGGGCTGCCAACAAGCAGGCAACGGACTGGATGTACGACTACCGGATCGCTTGGCAGGATCAGGTTGCGCTTTAA